AGCACCGCGACCTGCTTGCCGTCCTGCACCGCCTTGAACGCCGCGCGCACCGCGACCTCGGTCTTGCCGAAGCCGACGTCACCCACGATCACCCGATCCATCGGCGTCGGCTTCTCCATGTCGTCCTTAACCGCGCCGATCGCGAGGAGCTGGTCCTCCGTCTCCACGAACGGAAAGTTGTCCTCCATCTCCGCCTGCCACGGCGTGTCCGGCGCGAACGCGTGGCCCGGCGCGGCCTGGCGCTTGGCGTAAAGCTGCACCAACTCAGCCGCGATCTCCCGCACCGCCGCGCGCGCCTTGCGCTTGGTGCTCTTCCAGTCGGAGCCGCCCATTTTGCTTAACGACGGCTGCTCACCCCCGGAATACTTTGACAGCAAGTCCAGCGACTCCATCGGCACCCACAACTGGTCGTTGGGCTGGCCGCGCTTCGCCGGCTGGTACTCAAGCACGATGTACTCGCGGCGCGAGTCCTCGTCGCCCGTGTGGACGGTGCGCTCGGCCATCTTTACAAACCGGCCAATGCCGTGGGTCTCGTGCACCACGTAATCGCCGGGGCTCAGCGCGAGCGGGTCGACCCTGTTGCGCCGCCGCGGGGCGCGCCGCTTCGCGCCCGCGATATCGCCTACGCGGTTACCTGTCACATCGGTCTCAGTGACAACGACCATGTTTGGCCCCGGGAACACCAAACCCGCGTGCGACAACGCTTGGTAGAGCGTGACCTGGCCGGTCACCGGTTCGAGCCCGTCCGAGGCGATGCGCGCCGAGATCCCGTGCTCGCGCAGCCGCTCAGCGAAGCGCTCCACCGTGCCTTTGGCCGGGGCGACGAAGGCGGCGGTGCCGTTGTTGCTCTGCACGTGCAGCTTGACAGTGGCGAAGAGCTGCTCGATCGCCTTCGGATCGCCCTTCGGGGCGGGCGCGGGTTCGAACTCCAGCGGCAGGGTCGCCGTGTCGTCTGCGGCAAACATGCCGGGAGGCGCGAACGTCCACCAGCTACTGCCCGCCTTAAGCGTCGAGACGCGCAGCGACTCGAAGGAGCGATACGACGACGCCGAGACGTCGAGCCCCTCCACCGCGACGGGACCCTCCGCCCCCATCGCCGCCGCCTCCCAGCCGGCCTCGAGGAACTCCTTGTCGGTGACCTCAAGGTCTTCGATGCGGGCGCGGACCTTTTCCGGCGCCGTGACCAGCACGATCGACCCCTTCGGCAACAGCTCGGGAAGCACCTGGAAGGGCTTGTCGGTCAGCGCCGGGATGAGCGCCTCCATGCCGTCGGCGTGGTGCCCCTGGGAAATCCGGGTCAGCATCTGCACGAGCGTGGCGTTCTGCGGGTGCGCGCGGGCGAGCTCGTCGGCGCGTGCGGCCACGGGGTCGTCGATAAGCAACTGGCGAGCGGGGAAAAGCTCGACGGAGTCGACCTCGTCGATGCCGCGCTGATCCGCCACCGCGAAGGTGCGGATGTCCGTGACCTCGTCGCCCCAGAACTCGATGCGCACCGGGTGCTCGGCGGTGGTTGGGAAAACGTCGATTAGGCCGCCGCGGGTCGCGAACTCACCGCGCTTTGCCACCATGTCGACGTGCTCGTACGCGAATCGCGCGATCGACTCCGTGAGCTGCGTGAAGTCGTACTCGTGATCGCGGGCGATCACGATCGGGTCGATGACCGGCAACACCGGCTGGCACACCGCGCGCGCAGCTGCGACGATCACCCGCGGCATCTCGTGCAAGACCTTGAAGCGCCTGCCCACCACATCCGCCGCCGGGGAGAGCCGCTCGTGCGGCAGCGTCTCCAGCGCGGGGAAATGCGCGACATTCTCCGGTCTGATCAGCGCCGCCAACTCCGCGGTGAGATCCTCGGCCTCATGCCCCGTCGCGGTGACCAACAGCACCGGGACCTTGCGCGACAACGCGGCCGCGGCCCACGGGCGGGTCTGGTCGATCCCCATGACGTGGAGATGATCCTGGCCGATATTGCTCAGCAGGCCCTTGAGCTTCGGGTCCGTCAGCGCAACAGTAAGCAGCCCACCCAATGCGGGCACGGTGGTGGTCATAGTGGTGTTACTCAGTTCCCTTCACAGTGTGAATAATCTTCGGCTGCGCCTCCAGCCCAGCCAGCCCATTCCAGCACAGGTTCGCGACATGGGTCGCCACAGCGTACTTATCCGGCGAGCGCTGATCCAACCACCACAGAGCGGTCATGGACACGGCGCCCACGATCGCCTGCGCGTGCAACTGAGCGAGCTTGGGGTTCAGCCCGCGGTGACGGAACGCCTCCTCGAGCAGGTGAGACACCTGCACCGTTAGCGTGTTGAGCAACGTGGAGTAGGAGTGCTCGCCGCCCGGCATCTGGCCGTGCACGAGGATGACGAAGCCGTCCGTGTGGTCCTCAACGTAGCTCAGCAGGGCGAGGATGCCCCGCTCAATGCGCTCGCGCCAACGGCCCTCGCCGATCGAGGACAAAATCGCGTTGAACAGCCGCGCCTGCTCCTCCTCGATCACCGCGACGTACAAGCCCTCCTTGCCGCCGAAGTGCTCGTAGACCACGGGCTTGGACACCCCGGCGCGCGAGGAGATCTCCTCTACCGAAATGCCGTCGAATCCCCGCTCCGCGAAAGCGGACCGTCCGATACCGATGAGTTGCTCCCGGCGCTGCGAACCGGTCATACGCTGTCGAGCCATGCCCAATACCTTACTTGCGGGCGCGTGCGCTACACTATCGCCTGATATTTCCCCATGGTGTAATTGGCAACACTACGGTTTTTGGTACCGTCATTCTAGGTTCGAGTCCTGGTGGGGAAGCTTTGTTTTTTAGCGGGGTTTTCGCTAGTTGATGGCGGTTTTTTCGGTGTCTTGATTTTTGTCGCTCAGATCTGTTCCCGGGTGGGCGTTGGTGGGATGTCACGGTCGACGTTTTGGGGGGTTGTGAAACCCCAGGTCGCGGGTCGGCGTTTCGGCTTCACTGTGACATCTCGGGCGGTGGAATGTCACGGTCAACCAGTGGCGGGTCGCAAAACCCCAGGTCACTGGTTTTCGTATTGGCTTCACTGTGACGTCTCGGGCGGTGAAAAGTCACGGTCAATAGGTGTCACGATGTAAAACCCCAGGTCGCGGGTTTCCGGGTCGGCTTCACCGTGACATCTTGGGCGGTGGAATGTCCCAGTCAACCGACGGCAGACGAGAAAACCCCAACGCACATCGTTCACCTCAGATTGCCGCACCAAAGCTGTAACCTAATCGGGGTGGAACACCAGAAACACAACGCGACGCGGTTCATCTGGGCCAACGGCCTGCAGGGCATCGGTGACCAAATCGTCGCCGCGAAAACGCTTCTGCCCTGGCTGTTTACCGTCGCCGGGGTGCCCGCGTTCTTCACTGGCCTGTTGGTGCCGATCCGCGAGTCCGGCTCGATGCTGCCGCAGGCGGCGCTGAGCCCTTGGGTCAGCTCGAAGCCGAAGCGCAAGCGAGTGTGGCTGCTCGGCTCGTGGGGCCAGGCCCTCTCCGGCGTGGGCATCGCGGCCGCTGCCGCCACTCTCAGCGGCGTCGCCCTGGGCCTCGCTGTCATCGTGTGCCTCGCCGCGCTCAGCGTGTTCCGCGCGCTGTGTTCCATCGCCGGCAAAGACGTCCAGGGGCGCACGATCGACAAGGGCAAGCGCGGGCTGATCACCGGCCGCGCCACCGCGCTGTCCGGCGCGTTCACCCTCGCCATCGGCCTGGCGCTGACGCTGCTGCCCAACGAAGTGCCCCGCTGGATGATCGCGGCACTACTACTCGTCGGCGCGTCGACCTGGGGTTTTGCCTCGCTGGTGTTCCAGGGCATCCGCGAACCAGAAGCCGAGCACGACACGACCGTCGATGACGATAACTGGCTCGCCGTCACCTGGGAGCTAGTGACCAAGGACAAGGAGCTGCGCAACTTCCTCGTGGTCCGCTCGTTGATGCTGGTCACAGCTCTGTCCACCCCGTTCATCGTGGTGCTCGCCCAGGAGCAGGGCTCAGACCTGTCCAGCCTCGGTGCCTTCGTCATCGCCTCCGGCGGCGCCGCATTGCTCGGCGGCCGCATCTCCGGGATCTGGTCGGACAAGTCCTCCAAGCTCACCATGGCCTGGGCCGCAGCGGTCGCCTCCATCGTCATTGTGCTTTTGGTCCTGAGCGCTGATTTTGCGTCGTCAAGCGTGAATGCGATTGTCATGCCGGCCGGGTTCTTCGCGGTCAACCTCGCGCACACCGCGGTGCGCGTCAGCCGAAAGACCTACCTGGTGGACATGGCCGACGGGGAGCGCCGCACCCTGATCACCGGCGCATCCAACACGATCATGGGCGTGGTTATGCTCGTCGTGGGCGCGATCAGCTCCGCCGTCGCGGTCTTTGGCACCCAGGCCGCGCTGATCTTTCTCGCCGTGCTGGGCGCGGCGGGCGTGGCTGGGGCGTGGAACCTCAAGGACGTCTCGGCCTAGCGTTATGCTTTAAACCATGACTGAGCAGAATCAGTGTGCTGTCGTCGTCCTTGCGGCCGGCGCGGGCACCCGCATGAAATCGGCCACGCAAAAAACGCTGCACGAGATCGGCGGGCGAAGCCTCCTGTCGCACTCGCTGCACGCCGCCGCCGCGGTCAGCCCAAGCCACGTCGTCGCCGTCGTCGGGTTCCAGCGCGAGCAGGTCTCCCCCGCGGTCGACGAGATCGCGCAGCAGATGAGCATCGAGATCCTTCAGGCCGTCCAGGAGGAGCAAAACGGCACCGGCCACGCCGTGCAGTGCGGCCTAGAGACGCTGCCCGACTTCGACGGCACTGTCGTCGTCACCAACGCCGACGTGCCGCTGCTCGAGGGAGCAACGCTGCAAAAGCTTATCGACGCCCACGTCAACGCCCAGGCCGCCGTCACGGTGCTCACCCTCGAGTTTGACAACCCCACCGGCTACGGCCGCATCATCCGCGACGAGCGCGGCGCCGTTGTCGAAATCGTGGAGGAGAAAGACGCCGACGACGAGCAGAAGCGCGTCACCGAGGTCAACTCCGGGGTGTTCGCCTTCGACGGCGCCGTGCTCCGCGACGCGCTGACGCGCATCACCTCCGACAACGCCCAGGGCGAGCTTTACATCACCGACGTGCTCGCCATCGCACGTGGCGACGGTCGCACCGTCACCGCGTTCACCGCCCCCGACCCGCGCGAGCTCGCGGGTGTCAACGACCGCGTCCAGCTCGCCGCGGCCGGCAAGGAGCTCAACCGCCGCCTCGTCGAGCGCGCGATGCGCGGCGGTGCGACGATCATCGACCCCGACACCACCTGGATCGGCGTGGACGTCGAGATCGGCGCGGACGTCGTGATCCACCCGAACACCCATCTCTGGGGATCGACGGTGATTAGCGACGGCGCCGAGATCGGCCCGGACACCACCCTGCGCGACATGGAGGTCGGCCCCGGCGCGACGGTCACCCGCACCCAAGGCTCGCTCAGCGTCATCGGCGCCAACGCCCAGGTCGGCCCGTTCACCTACATCCGCCCCGGCACCGAGCTCGGCGAGGGCGGCAAGCTCGGCGGGTTCGTCGAGTCGAAGAACGCCGTCATCGGTGCCGGCTCGAAGATCCCGCACCTGACTTACATTGGCGACGCGACCGTGGGCACCAACTCCAACATCGGCTGCTCGAGCGTCTTCGCCAACTACGACGGCGTGAACAAGCACCACACCACGATCGGCAACAACGTGCGCGCCGGCTCCGACACGACCTTCGTCGCGCCGGTGACCGTCGGTGACGGCGCGTACACCGGCGCGGGTACTGTTGTCACCGACGACGTGCCCGCCGGGGCCTTGGCCATCAAGGAGGGCCGTCAGCGCAACATCGAGGGCTGGGTGGAGAAGAAACGCCCAGGGACAGACGCGGCAGCGGCAGCAGCGGCAGCCAAGGAAGAGAAGTAAAGGATCGCCACATGACCGGATACTCCACCCAAACCTTCAAAGACCTCAAGGTTTTTACCGGGCGCGCCCACCTCGACCTCGCTGAGGCCGTGGCCAAGGAGCTCGACATCGAGTTGGTCCCCACCACGGCCCGCGACTTCGCCAACGGCGAGATCTTCATCCGCTTCGAGGAGTCCGTGCGCGGCGCCGACTGCTTTGTCATGCAGTCCCACGCCCAGCCGCTGAACAAGTGGCTGATGGAGCAGCTCATTATGATCGACGCGCTCAAGCGCGGCTCGGCGAAGCGCATCACCGCGATCGTGCCGTTTTACCCGTACGCGCGCCAGGACAAGAAGCACCGCGGCCGCGAGCCGATCTCCGCGCGCCTCGTCGCAGACCTGTTTGCCACCGCCGGCGCGGACCGCATCGTCTCGGTCGACCTGCACACCGACCAGATCCAGGGCTTCTTCGACGGCCCGGTCGATCACATGCACGCCATGCCGATCCTCACCGAGTACATCAAGTCGAAGTACTCGCTGGACAACCTCTGCGTGGTCTCCCCCGATGCCGGCCGCGTGAAGCAGGCTGAGAAGTGGGCCAACACGCTTGGCGACGCCCCCATGGCGTTCGTCCACAAGACCCGCGACATCGACGCCGCCAACAAGGTCGTGTCCAACCGCGTCGTCGGCGAGGTTGAGGGCAAGGACTGCATCCTGATGGACGACATGATCGATACCGGCGGCACCATCGCCGGCGCCGTCGGCGTGCTCAAAGACGCCGGCGCGAAGTCCGTGCTCATCGCCTGCACCCACGGCGTGTTCTCGGGTCCAGCCCGCGAGCGCCTCAGCCAGTGCGGCGCCGAGGAGGTCATCACCACCGACACTCTGCCGCAGAACACCGAGGGCTGGGATAACCTCACCGTGCTCTCGATCGCTCCCCTGCTGGCGAAGACGATCCGCGAGATCTTCGAAAACGGCTCGGTGACGACCCTGTTCGAGGGCCAGGCCTAGGGCATTTTGCCCGGGCCAGTGCCCCTGTTAAAATAAGGCCGTCTCGGCGAGGGCTCCCCATTGTGGGGCCGTTATCGACGCGATTGCCTAACTTATTTGCCTGCGATCACTCGACGAGAAGACTTTTTCTTATCCTGTTGGTCGCAGGTTTTTCCTGTGGCCAGTCACATATCTTCAAGGAGATACACATGGCTACTACCCCTCCCGTCGTCAAGGCGAACAAGCGCGAAGAGTTCGGCAAGGGAGCATCCCGCCGCCTGCGTCGCGACGGCCAGATCCCCGGCGTGCTCTACGAATCCGGTATCGAGAACGTCCACTTCTCCGTCGACCGCATCGAGATGACCGCCCTCGTGCGTAACGACGGCACCAACGCCATCCTCCAGCTCGAGGTCGATGGCAAGCAGCTTCTGTGCATGGTCAAGCACGTTGACCAGAACGTTCTCACCCTCGATATCGACCACATCGACCTGCTCGGCGTCAAGCGCGGCGAGAAGGTTACCGTCGAGGTCCCGGTCATCACCGAGGGCGAGGCAGTGGCCGACGCTGTCGTCCTGCAGGAGACGGACGTGCTCGAGATCGAGGTCGACGCGCTCAACATCCCGGACGAGATCGTCGTCAACATCGAGGGCAAGGAAATCGGCGACCAGATCTTCGCATCCGACGTTGCCCTGCCGGCCGGCGCCGAGCTCACCTCCGACCCGGAGGCGCTCGTGGTCAACGTCACCTACTTCCAGGAGGACGAGGAGCTCGAGGAAGCTGCCGCTGAGGCCGAGGCTGGCGGCGCTGAGGCTGGCGCCGACGCCGACGAGGACCAGGCTGAGGGCACCGTCGAAATCGCCGATGGTGGCGAGGGTGACGAGGGCGCATCCGAGTAAACTTCTTACTCGTGACTGTTCTCATTGTCGGGCTCGGCAACCCTGGTACGAAGTACGCCGCCACGCGCCACAACGCGGGCGTGCTCGTCCTAGAGGAGCTGCTCGACAGAGAACGTGCGCGTCTTAGCGTGCACAAGAAGACGAACACCGAGGTCGCCGAGCTCAGCGGCGGCCGGGTGCTCGCACGTACCCGCGGGTACATGAACGTCTCGGGTGGGCCTGTCAAGGCCCTCGCCGGGTACTACAAGGCCTCGCCGGCCGAGATCTACGTCATCTACGACGAGCTGGATCTCGGCTTTGGCGAGGTCTCGCTGCGTGTGGGCGGTGGCGACCACGGTCACAACGGGCTGAAGTCGGTCTCCGCGTCGCTGGGCACGCGCGAGTACAACAAACTGGCGGTGGGCATCGGCCGTCCGCCCGGGCGCATGGCCCCGGCCGATTACGTGCTGCGGCCCTTTACTAAGAAGGAAGCCGAGGAGCTGCCGATCATCGCCGCCGACGCGGCCGACCTGTTAGAGGGCCTTTCATGAGACTCGCCACGGTGCGGACTGCGGCGGGCACCGCCGCCGCGCGTGTCAACGACTTACGCAGCGCCACCCTCATCGAGGGTTACGCCGACGTGGGCGAGCTGCTGCGCAACCCCGAGTGGCGCGCGATCGCCACGCGCCCCGGCCCGGACGTGGAATTTAACCCGCTCGAGGTGGCGCCCATCGTGGTGCGGCCCGAAAAGATCATCTGCGTCGGCCTGAACTACGCCGCGCACATCGAGGAGATGGGCCACGAGCAACCCGACGTGCCCACCCTGTTTGTGAAGTTCGCCGACGCGCTGATCGGCGCTTTTGACGACGCCGAGGTGCCGGAGTTCAACGCCGGTGCGCTCGACTTCGAGGGCGAGCTCGCCGTCATCATCGGTGCCCACGCACGCCACGTCGACGACGCTGAGGCCACCGCCTGCATCGCCGGCTACAGCATCATCAACGACTACACCCAGCGCCACTTTCAGAAGCGCACCCAGCAGTGGCACCAGGGAAAATCCCTGGAAAAGACCGCGGGGTTCGGCCCGTGGCTCGACACCGAGTGGACGCCGGGCCCGCGGTTGCGCACCTACCTCAACGGCGAGCTCATGCAGTCCGCCCCGACCGATGATCTGGTGTTCTCGCCCGTCCGCCTGGTCTCCTTCATCTCGCACCTGTACCCGCTCGCGCCCAGCGACGTCATCGCCACCGGCACCCCGGCGGGCGTACTACACGCGCGCACCCCGCAGTCCTACTTGAAGGACGGCGACGTGGTCCGCGTCGAGATCGACGGGCTTGGAGCTATCGAGAACACGACGCGGGTGCGCTAAGCACTATATTCTTCTGACGTGTTGGATTTTGTGAGGAAATTGTTCGCCCGGGAGGCGTCGACAAGCGTGCAATGGCTCATCGTGGGCCTCGGAAACCCGGGGCAGCGCTACGCCGCGACCCGCCACAACGTGGGCTACATGGTCATCGACGAGCTGACCTGCCCCGAGCGCGCGAAGTGCGTTAAGCCGACGACGTACATGAACAGCTCCGGCGACTACGTCGCCCCGCTGGCGCGCAGGCTCGGGATCGACGCCGAGCACATCATCGTGTGCCACGATGAGCTCGACCTGCCCGCGGGCGCGGTGAAGCTCAAGCGCGGCGGCAACGAGAACGGACACAACGGGCTGAAATCGCTCACTGAGCACCTGGGCACGCGCGACTACCTGCGGGTGCGCCTGGGCATCGGGCGCCCGCCGGCGGGGACCGCGGTGGTGGACTACGTGCTCTCCGACATCGAGGGCGACATCTCCGAGCAGATCTCTCTCGCCGCGGAGGCCGTGCGCCTGATCGTGGAGAAGGGCCTGACCGCGGCGCAAAACGAGATTCACGCGCGCTAGCGCAGGCGGGTAATTAGCGCCTCGAGGTCGTCGAACACCGCGGTCAGTGCGTCGGCCTGGTAGGGCGCGGGGGTGAAGCGGCCCTCGGGGAATTCAGTCATGATCGACACCGCAACCTGGTTGCGCACGTTGGGCATCTCGAAGTTCGCGGTGATCTGCCGCCAGTGCTCGACCGCGCGCACGCCGCCCACCGCACCGTAGCCGACGAACGCGACGGGTTTGCCGGACCACTCGGAGCCCAGCGAGTCGACGGCGTTTTTCAGCGCCGCCGGGACGGAGTGGTTGTACTCCGGGGTGTCAAAGATGAAGGCCTCGCAGGCGTCGATCGCCTCGGACCAGCGCGTCACCTCGGCCGAGTCGTAGCTCTTGTTGGCGGCCATGGGGACCGTTTCGGCGTCGAAAAGCGGAAGGCGAAAATCGATTAGGTCGATCAAGGCGTAGTCGAAGCCCTCGCGGGCCTGCGCTGCCTCATCGACCCAGTGGGCGACCGCTTCTCCCACGCGGCCGTGGCGGGTTGATCCGAGAATGATTCCGATGGTCACGTAAACCTCCGATGTTGATGCGTCAACAATTATCGTGTTCCACTATACACGGGCTATTCTGGTGCAATTATGAGCACTCTTTCCGAGGCGGCGCGCCGTCGCACCTTCGCCGTAATCGCCCACCCCGACGCCGGCAAGTCCACCCTCACCGAGGCGCTCGCACTCCACGCGCACGTCATCTCCGAGGCCGGCGCCGTCCACGGCAAGGGAAACCGCAAGGCCACCGTCTCCGACTGGATGGAGATGGAAAAAGACCGCGGCATCTCCATCGCCTCGTCCGCGCTCCAATTCGAGTACCTCCCCGAGAACTCCACCGCGCCCGAGCCCTACGTGATCAACCTCGTGGACACCCCCGGCCACGCCGACTTCTCCGAGGACACCTACCGCGTGCTCTCCGCCGTCGACGCCGCGGTCATGCTCATCGACGCCGCCAAGGGCCTCGAGCCGCAGACCCTCAAGCTCTTCCGCGTGTGCAAGGCACGCGGCCTGCCGATTGTCACCGTGATCAACAAGTGGGACCGCGTGGGCCGAGAGCCGCTCGAGCTTATCGACGAGATCGTCACCGAAATCGACCTGCAGCCCACCCCGCTCTACTGGCCGGTGGGTGAGGCGGGCGACTTCCGCGGACTCGCCCACATAGACGACAACGGCGAGGCCGATCAGTACATCCGCTTCATCCGCACCGCCGGCGGCTCCACCATCGCACCCGAGGAACACTACAGCCCCGACGAGGCCCGATCGAAGGAGGAAGACGCCTGGGAAAGGGCGATCGAGGAGGCGGAGCTACTGGCCGCCGACGGCGCCGTGCACAACCAAGAGCTCTTCGAGCAGTGCGTCACCTCGCCGGTGATCTTCGCCTCCGCCATGCTCAACTTCGGCGTGCACCAGATCCTGGACACCCTGTGCGCCATCGCGCCCGCCCCGGCACAGCGCGAGTCGCTGGACAACCCGCGCGAGCTCGACGCCGACTTCTCCGGCGTGGTGTTCAAGGTCCAGGCCGGAATGGATAAGAACCACCGCGACTCCCTGGCGTTCATGCGCGTCGTCTCCGGCGAGTTCAACCGCGGCATGCAGGTCACCCATGCCCAGTCCGGGCGCACGTTTTCCACCAAGTACGCGCTGACCGTGTTCGGCCGCACCCGCGACACCGTGGACACCGCCTTCCCGGGCGACATCATCGGCTTGGTCAACGCCGGGTCGCTGGCGCCCGGTGACACCATCTACGCGGGCCGCAAGGTGCAGTTTCCGCCGATGCCGCAGTTCGCCCCGGAGCACTTCCGCACGCTGCGCGCGAAGTCGCTGGGCAAGTACAAGCAGTTCCGCAAGGCGCTCGAGCAGCTCGACGCCGAGGGCGTGGTGCAGATCCTGCGCAACGACACCCGCGGCGACGCCGCCCCCGTCATGGCGGCGGTCGGCCCAATGCAGTTCGAGGTCATGCAGGCCCGGATGGAAAACGAGTACAACGTCGAAACCATCACCGAGCCCGTGCCCTACTCCGTCGCGCGGCGCACCGACGCCGAGTCCGCGGCCGAGCTTGGCCGCCAGCGCGGCGTGGAGGTGTTCACCCGCACCGACGGCGAGCTCATCGCCCTGTTCGGCGACAAGTGGAAGCTCGCCTTCGTGGAGAAGGAAAACCCGCAGCTCACGATGGAGCCGCTCG
Above is a window of Corynebacterium sanguinis DNA encoding:
- a CDS encoding NADPH-dependent FMN reductase; translated protein: MTIGIILGSTRHGRVGEAVAHWVDEAAQAREGFDYALIDLIDFRLPLFDAETVPMAANKSYDSAEVTRWSEAIDACEAFIFDTPEYNHSVPAALKNAVDSLGSEWSGKPVAFVGYGAVGGVRAVEHWRQITANFEMPNVRNQVAVSIMTEFPEGRFTPAPYQADALTAVFDDLEALITRLR
- a CDS encoding peptide chain release factor 3 — translated: MSTLSEAARRRTFAVIAHPDAGKSTLTEALALHAHVISEAGAVHGKGNRKATVSDWMEMEKDRGISIASSALQFEYLPENSTAPEPYVINLVDTPGHADFSEDTYRVLSAVDAAVMLIDAAKGLEPQTLKLFRVCKARGLPIVTVINKWDRVGREPLELIDEIVTEIDLQPTPLYWPVGEAGDFRGLAHIDDNGEADQYIRFIRTAGGSTIAPEEHYSPDEARSKEEDAWERAIEEAELLAADGAVHNQELFEQCVTSPVIFASAMLNFGVHQILDTLCAIAPAPAQRESLDNPRELDADFSGVVFKVQAGMDKNHRDSLAFMRVVSGEFNRGMQVTHAQSGRTFSTKYALTVFGRTRDTVDTAFPGDIIGLVNAGSLAPGDTIYAGRKVQFPPMPQFAPEHFRTLRAKSLGKYKQFRKALEQLDAEGVVQILRNDTRGDAAPVMAAVGPMQFEVMQARMENEYNVETITEPVPYSVARRTDAESAAELGRQRGVEVFTRTDGELIALFGDKWKLAFVEKENPQLTMEPLVAD